The genomic interval ATGAAGAATCGGCAAGGCGGCTCAGCGTGCCGAGCGCAGTACCGACGGCGTTGGGTTTGTTGGCCATGCATCCTCCAGGAAAGCAAAATCAAACGGTTGTTTGAAGCGTGCCGAGTATGGAGAATTTTTTGTGGCGAGGCAAGGGGGAAGATGCGGCAGGCAGGAACGCGTCGACGAATGCCGTTCTTGCCGGGGTGCGCCAAAAAACCGGGAGGCCGGGAAACCGGAAAATCACCAGACAAAGAAGACCTGGTACCAGATCAGGCCGATCAGCGCCACCGGCCAGAGCATGGCGGCGAAGGCCAGCAGGCGCCGCCAGCGGCGCGTGGGCGCGCGCGCGGCCAGCAGGCCGGCCAACAGCGCGCTGCCAAGCATGCCCGCGCCCAGCAGCAGGATGCGGGCATAGGCAAGCCAGCCCAGCCAGACGTGCTCCGCCTTCAGGTGGCTGACCGTCAGCATCGACAGGCCGAGGATCACGCTGGCGGCCGCCAGCGGGGTCAGGCTCAGGGCGAAGCGCTGCCAGCTCAGGCTGGGCGTCTGCAGCAGGCGGCTGGCGAGCAGCGGCGCCAGCAGCAGGAGGAGGCCGAGCAGGCCGCCGCCCAGCAGCAGGTAGGCCAGAATCAGGGCGCCGTCGAGCCAGGTGAAGAGATCATTGGCTTCCGGATAATGCGTCAGCAGCCACCAGGGAACCTGGTCGGAAAGCAGCCCGAAATATTCATGGTTAACCAGCCATTCGGCCAGTCCCAGCTTGAGCTGCAGAAACCAGGGACTGAGCGTCCATTGAAAAGCCGCCGTGGCCACGCCCAGCACGCCGAACAGCAGGGTGACGGCATCCATGGTGCGGGCTTCGTTGGCCGGATCCAGGACTTCGCTGAACGGCGAACGCCAGGAATAGCTGACGGCATCGCGCTGACCGGCGCAGCGTCCGCAGCTATGGCATTCCGATGCGCTGGTCATGCGGCGGATATCCACCAGGGGCGCGCAATTGACCGGACTGGGCTTCTCGCCGCTGTAATGCGTCCAGGCATCCCGGTCGACCTTGTAATGCACGGGGGCAATCTTGGCGAGGACGGCGAAAACGCCGGAGGCCGGACAGAGGTAGCGGCACCAGATGCGCTTTTCGCGGCCGTACAGCAGCCCGATGACGATGGCCGCCAGCGTCGAGCCGCCGAGGATCAGCAGGGCCGCCTGGGGGTATTCATAGACGCTGATCAACTGGCCGTAGAGCGTCGTGCAGATGAAGGCAAGAAGCGGCCAGCCCGGCCATTTCAGCCAGCGCGGCAAGGGCTTGCCGCGGCCGTGACGGCTCACCTGTTCGGAGATGAAGCCCTCGGGGCACAGCAAGCCGCACCAGACGCGGCCCAGGGTGACGGTGGCCAGCATGACGCCGGGCCACCACAGCCCCCAGAAACAGAACTGGGCGAACAGCCGCAGGTTGTTCCAGATGTGGGCCTGCGCCGGCGGCAGCGGCATGAAAGCCGGCACGATGACCATGCCGGCGTAACCCAGCACGACCAGCCACTGCAGAAGCATGATGGCGTTGCGGTGCCGGCGCAGCCACAGTCCGACACGTTCCAGCCGCCCCGCCGGTCGGCGGGGACGAAACTGGATGGCTTGCTCAAGCATGGGCGGTTTTGCGCCAGAAGAAGGCCACCAGCATCCAGTAGCCGGCCCAGATCAGGAGTTCCGAAAGCGCAGGCCGCGCCCGATAGCCGGTGAAATCGGCAAACAGCTTGCCGGCTTGGCTCGTGTCGTCGATCAGCCAGGCGCTGTTCCAGACCGGGTCGATCAGGGGCGGCAGCGTGCCGTCGCCGATCAGGCGATCCAGGGCGGCGACCAGCAGCGCCGAGGAAATGATCAACAGCAGAATCGCGGAAAGGCGCAGCAGCAGGGGAAGGTTGAGCCTGGCCAGCGATTTGGCCGCCAGCCAGGCGGTCAGGGCCGCAGCGGCCAGGCCGATGAGGCTGCCGATGAGCAGCGATTGCATTTCGCCGCCCTGGGCCAGCCCATACAGAAAGATGACGGTCTCCGCGCCTTCGCGCGCCACGGCCAGGGCGGCCACGACGGCCACGCCCAGATGCCCCGAACGCGTCGCCGCCAGCGTGAGATCGGCATGCAGCCTGGCCTTGATCGTCCTTCCGTGGCGGCGCATCCAGAGCACCATTTGGGTGATCAGGCCGGCGGCGACGAACAGCATGGCGGTCTGGAAAACTTCCAGCGCCTGGCCCGTCAGTTCGTCCTGTACCGTGAGCAGGCCCCAGCCCAGCAGCAGCGCCAGCCCGACGCCGCCGGCCAGGCCGAGCAGCAGGGCCCGCTTGCCGCGGCCATCATCGTGATTCGCCTGCAGCCAGGCAAAAAGTATCCCGGCGATCAGGAAAGCTTCCAGGCTTTCCCGCCAGACGACGAATATTGCATTTCCCATGATGATTTTCCGCGATGGCTGTATGGCTGGCTGAGGGGCTGGCTGAATGAACGGGCGCGGTCCGGGTCTGGGCGGTGGCGGATCTATTTGGCGAGGATCAGCGCCTGCCCGGTGCCCGGATGGAAATCATCGAAGAATTTATAAGTCCCCGGCTTCAGCGGATAGAACACCATCTTCCGCGTGACGCCGGGTGCCAGCACCAATTCCTTTTTCAATTCGATGCTTTCGAATTCGGCCGCGCCCGGCCCCGCATTGCTGATTTCCAGACGAAAGCGCGTATTCGCCGGCACGACCACGGTTTCGGGGTGGATCCGGCCGTCTTTCATCAGCACCTTGAACGTCGGCAGTTCAGCGGCCCAGCCGCTGCCGGCCATGAGCAGCAGCGCGCAGGCGGCACTGGTGCTGCGGAATATCCGTTTCATGGCCGGACGCCTGCGATGCGCCGCTTCATGTCGTTTCATGTCAATAGGCGATGTTTGCGCGCAGCCCGAAGATGCGCGAGGAGGGCGCATCCGGATTGGCGCCGCCACGACTCAAGAATTGCACGTCCGGCGAGATCTCGAACTGTGGCGTGATGCGGTAGCGATAATAGATTTCCGCCACTTTCTCGGCCCCTTGCGGGAAATAAGTGAACGCGCCGGCAAGGCAATTTCCCAGATCGTCGAAGCCGCCGACGCAGCCGCCAGCGCCCGCCAGACGATAGCTCTTGCCTGATTTCAGCCAGGCGCCGGCCACGCCGATGACGTCGGCCGCGCGACCCCAGTAGCTGCCGTTGAATTCAGCTCCGGCCGTCAGGGTCTGGTTGAAAGGCAATTCGCCCTTGAGCAGCTTGCCGTAGCGCGAGAAGAGAATGATGCCGTCGCCGACGCGCTGATCGATGGACAGGCCGACGCCCGTATGGCGTTTTTCGCTGCCGTCGAAATCCACACCCTGGCTGCGATTCCAGGCATAGACGCGATAATTGCCCAGCAGTCCATCGAAACTGAGCTGTTTTTCCGCCTGCACCATGACCAGCGGCGAACTCAGGCTGCGCTGGTAGTTCGAGCCGCGATCGCCCGCCCCGAACAGGCCGAGGGACAGCCGCCAGGGCTGGGTTTTGTCGGTCGCGTTGAGATAGGAAGCGACGAAGCCCGGCTGGAAACCGTTGGCATCGACGCCGACTTCGCCCGCCGCATCCAGCAGCGGGTTATGCACCAGCACGGAGTTCAGGAACTGCCGCGATTCGTCGCCCGCGCCCAGGTTCTGGTCGAAGAAACCGAAAATATCCATCTTGCCGAACGTCAGCTCCAGGGTTTCCCGGGAATAGGGCTTGAAGCCGAGATAGGGCAGGGGGATCGCCGCCTGGTACCAGGCCTGGCCCAGGATGGCGACCGAGTCGTCCGGATTCAGCCCGGAGGCGCGGAAGGCGAGGGCGTTCGGCGCGCTGGAGAAATACCCCAGGTTGCTGTACGTCTCGTTCAATCCCAGGCCCTGGCCCATGCGCACGTGGGCAAACAGCTTGTGGTCGATGTCGCCCAGCGGCGCCAGCGGCAGTTCCACGGAGACGTCGGCGCGGTAATTCAACTGGCTCTTGCCGTTGGCGATGCCTTGCGGCAGGCCGCTGGCTCTTTGCGCCACCGTCGCCAGCGAGGCGCTGACCTGGATGCCGTCGAGGCTCTCGGCGATCTTCTGCGCCTTCTTCATGTTCAACTGATCCTTCTCGACCGCCTTCAGGCGGACGGTCAGTTCAGGTTCGCTTTCCGAAAGGCGCGGACTCTCCAGGCCGGCGGCGACGGCCTGGCTTTCTCCCTTGAGTTCCTGCACCTGTTTTTCCAGCTCGGCATTGCGCGCCTCCAGCTTCTCCATGCGCGCCATGAGCTGTTCCAGCAGCGTGTTTTCCTGCGGCGTGGCAGCCAGAGCGGGCAAGGCTGGCAGGCTCAGGGCCGTCGCCATGCAGGCCAGGCTCAATTTGGTGAGTTTCATGGCTCAATACCCGCCCTTCTTGCCGATGCCGACGTAGGTGAATTCATACTCGACATCGAACGGCTTGAACCAGGGACGCACGCCGGTGGCCCGGTCGGTATGACGGCCGAAATGGGCGTGGGGATTGGCCGACGGCGGCAGGATGGTGTATTTCACCTTGTACTTGCCCGGCCCCGACAGCTTGATGTTGTCGCCGTAATGCGGGCCGTCATTGGCCACCATCGGCATGAAGTCGCCCGCCACCTTGTAGTCGCTGCCGATCTTGCTGACTTCGAATTTCACCGTCAGGTAGGGAATCCAGGCGCCTTCCTCGAAGCCATTCGGATTGTTGTCCAGGGCGTGGATGTCGGCCTCCAGATGGACGTCGGATTCCGTGGTCTTGCGCATCATGCCTTCCGGCTCCATCTCGATCGGCTGCAGATAGACCGCTGCGATCTCCATGCCGCTGCGCTGCTGCGGCACCCCGATGGGGTATTCGAGCGCCAGCGCCGGCGTGACCAGGACGGCGCTGAGCAATGTGGCCTGAAGCAGTTTCTTGAGCGTGATCATGAAGTTCTCCGTGGATGAATCCAAATCTGACGGTCGTGGGCATGCAGATACGCATACGTTGTCATGTTGGCTGGCATCGCATGCGCTTCGGTGCATCGCAGCGCATCGTATTTTTGAACTCGGGTTGAAAGGAATTTCAGGGGGGCAAATTTTCAGGTAATTGAGAATCGTTGTCAATTGGAAAATGATTTCATCCCATGCCTGCTCGCGAGGAGTCTCATTTGACCCTGGAACGCGCAGCGTGGATACTGCGCGGCCCTTGTTCCGCTTTCGTTCTGCCGGACGGTCTGTCGTGCCCGCTGCCAAACTTTCCTCCTTTTCCGATCCCGCCCTGGAAACGCTGCTGCTGCCGTTCCGGGCGGGCGATTTGCGCTGGCCGGCAGCCGGCGAGGTGCTGTTCATGCGCGCACGCGCGGGGGCGGCGCTGCATGAGCTGTCCGCGCAGCAGCGCCGGCAGTTGGTGTGCGAGCAAAGCTTCAAGCCGGATGCCGACGCGCTGGCGGCCGACGGCTTGCGCATGGCGGCCGCTGCGTTCGATGCGTCCGGTGCGTTAGATGTCTCCGCTGCGCCAGGCTGCTTTCCGCTGGTCATGCTGCTGCCGCCGCGCAGCCGCGATGAAGCGCGCGCGCTGCTGGCTGCGGCCTTGCAGCGCACGGTACCCGGCGGCACGCTGCTGTGCTGCCAGGCCAACAACGCCGGGGCGCGCAGTGGCGAAGCCGATCTGGCGCGTCTGGCGGGAGCGGGGACGGTGCGCGGCCTCGCCAAACAGAAATGCCGGGTGTATTGGACACAGCCCGATCCCGCAGGCGTCGATGCCGTCCTGCTGGCGGAATGGGCGGTGCTCGATGCGCCGCGCCGCATTGCGGATGGCCGCTTCCTGAGTCGCCCGGGGCTGTTTGCCTGGTCGCATGTCGATGCCGCTTCGGCGCTGCTGGCGCGCTGTCTGCCGGCCGATCTGGCCGGTCGGGGCGCCGATCTGGGGGCCGGCTTCGGCTATCTGGCCGCCGAGGTGGCGCTGCGCTGTCCGGCGGTGAGGGCGCTCGATTTGTACGAGGCCGAGGCGCGCGGTTTGGCGCTGGCGCGGCAGAATCTCGCGGCACATGGTGAAGGTGTTGAAAGCGCGCGGCATGCGCAGTCCGTCGTCTTCGATTTTTTCTGGCACGACGTGACGACCGGCCTCGCGCCGGGGCGGCGCTACGATTTCATTGTCAGCAATCCGCCCTTTCACCGGAGCCGCGCCGATGCGCCGGAGATCGGCCAGGCTTTTCTCGCCGCAGCGGCAGCGGGCCTGCGCGCGGGTGGGCGCTTCTGGCTGGTTGCCAATCGCCATCTGCCCTATGAAGCAACGCTGCGCCGGTATTTCCGCCAGGTGCGCGAAATCTGCTGCGAGCAGGGCTACAAGGTGATCGAGGCGGTGAAATGAGCCGCCGGCAGGAATGAGCGGGGATCGCAAAATATGAAACTGCTGAAATTGCTGGCCAACCTGGGCTATGGCAGCCGCAGGGAAGTCACGCAGATGCTGAAGAATGGCTGGGTGACGGGGGCCGATGGCCGGGCACTGGGCCTCGATGAGACGATCGACTTGGCCGATGCTGTTGCCTGCGCGGCGATCCGCGTCGATGATGAGGCGCTCGATCCTCTGCCGGGCGTGGTGCTGATGCTCAACAAGCCGGTGGGTTACACCTGCTCGACCAGGGATCAGGTGCGTCTGGTCTATGAGCTGCTGCCGCCGCGCTTTCGCCAGCGCAAGCCGGTGCTGTCGACGGTGGGGCGCCTCGATCGGGACACCGCCGGGCTGCTGCTGTTGACGGACGATGGTTTGCTGCTGCATCGCATCATCGCGCCGAAGGCCAGGGTGCAGAAGGTGTACGAGGCCGAATTGGGCATGGACTTGCGCGGCGACGAGGCGGCGCTGTTCGCTGCCGGCACCTTGCTGCTGGAAGGCGAGGATGCGCCGCTGGCGCCCGCCGGGCTGGTCGCGCTCGGCCCGCGCCGGGCGCGGGTGACGCTGAGCGAGGGACGCTATCACCAGGTGCGGCGCATGTTTGCCGCCGTCGGCAATCACGTCGTGGCCCTGCGCCGGGTCGCGCTGGGCGGGCTGACGCTGGATGGCCTGGTGGAAGGCGAATGGCGCGTGCTGAATGCGCGGGAAGTCGCGCAGGTATTTTCCGCGCCGCAGATGGAAACCGGGATGGAGGGCGCTCTGCCTGGCCTGCCGTAGGTTGTCCGTCACGCGCCGTTCAGATCTGCAATATCTCCAGCAGTTCCTGCTCCAGCCGCATCCGCGAAGCGGGTTGCAGTAGTTTTTCGCCGCTGATGAGGAAGGTGTCTTCGGCGCGCTCACCGAGCGTCGCGATTCTGGCGGTATGCACGCTGACCCGGTGATGCGCCAGCGTCAGCGCGACGGAATACAGCAGCCCCGGCCGGTCGGCGGCGACGATGGACATGATGTGGTAGCGGCCCTTGTCGTCGGGGTGGATGCTGATTTCCGGCATGATCGGAAAGTGCCGCAGCTGGCGCGACAGGCGCGTTGCGTTGGGTTGCACTGCGGCCAGTGGCGGCATGGCCCGCAGATGTTCGACCAGGTCGTGTTCGATCAGGCCGGTCATGTCGCGATAGGGCAGTTGCCGGCCGGGATCGAGCAGGGTGAAGCTGTCCAGGGCGTAGCCGTGGCGCGTGGTGTGGATTCTGGCGTCGACGATGGAGTAGCCCAGGCGGCTGAAGAAACCGCAGAGGCGGGCGAAGAGCAGCGGCTGGTCGGCGACATAGACCATCACTTGCAGGCCATCGTCGATTTGATGCAGGCGCGCCTTGACGACCGGCAGCGGCGCATTCGGACAGTGATAGAGATTGCGCGTATGCCAGGCGATTTCATCGGCGGCATGGCGCATGAAATAGGCGGTATCGAGCTGTTGCCAGAGGGCCGCTTCCATGCCTGGACGCAGGCCATGGAAGCGCAACAGGCGGCGTACCTCGTCCTGCCGGCCGTCGCCGTCGCTTGCCTGCCGGTCTGTCTTGCCGTCGAGCAGGCGGCGCGTGGCCAGGTAGAGGTCTTCGAGCAGTTTGCCCTTCCAGTTGTTCCAGACCTTGGGACTGGTGCCGCGGATGTCGGCAACCGTCAGCAGGTACAGGGCGTCCAGCCGGCGCCGGGTCTGCACGGTGCGGGCGAAGGCGGCGATGACTTCGGGGTCGGCCAGATCCTGTTTCTGGGCGACCGCGGACATCGTCAGATGATCGCCGACGAGAAAGCCGACGAGGTCGGTATCTTCTTCGGCAAGCCCGTGTTCGATGCAGAAGCGCCGCGCATCGCGCATGCCCAGTTGCGAGTGATCGCCGCCGCGGCCCTTGGCGATGTCGTGGAACAGCGCGGCGATATAGATCAGCCAGTGACGCTCGAAGCGCGACATCAGGCGACTGCAGCGCGGATATTCGTGGGCGAACTCGGGCAGGCTGAAACGCCGCAGGTTGCGCAGTACCTGCAGGATGTGCTGGTCGACCGTATAGACGTGAAACAGGTCGTGCTGCATCTGGCCGACGATGCGGCCGAAGGCCGGCAGGTAGCGGCCGAGGATGTCGTAGTGATTCATGCGCCGCATCTCATGCACGATGCCGCGCTTCTGCTGGAACATGGACAGAAACAGCGCGCGATTGCCGGGATCGCGGCGAAACTTCGCATCGATGTGGCTGCGCGCGCGCCACAGCGCGCGCAGCGTGCGCGCCGTCATGCCTTTCAGTTCGGAGCGTTGCTGGAGCAGCAGAAAACTTTCCAGGATGGCGCGCGGCTCGCGTTCGAAAATCTGTTCGTCGCGCACGTCGAGCAGGTCGCGCTGCATCTGGAAGCGGGGATTGATGTAGATCGGCGCCAGATGCCGGTGGTAAGCGGGAAACAGATGTTCGCCGAGGTTCTGCAGCAGGAGGGTGCCGAGCTGGTTGATCAGCCTGGCGTTCAGGTAATAGCGCTGCATCAGCAGTTCCGAGGCGCGTTTGGCGGCGCTGGGGCGTATGCCGAAAGCTTCGGCAAGGGCTTCCTGATGGTCGAACAGCAGGCGATCCTCGCGCCGCCTGGCCAGATAGTGGAGGCGGATGCGCAGGTGATCCAGCAGGCGTTCGCAGCGTTCGAGCTGGCGGGCTTCGCTGGCGGTGATCAGCGCGTGCGCCGTCAGATCGCGCCAACGCCGGCCGAGGCCGGCCGCGCGGGCGATCCACAGAATGACCTGCAGATCGCGCAACCCGCCGGGACTTTCCTTGCAATTCGGTTCGAGGCTGAAGGCCGTGTCATCGAAGCGCGCATGGCGCTCCTGCTGTTCCAGGCGCTTGGCCTTGAAGAATTGCCGGATGTCGAGCTGGTCGTGCATGGCCTGCGCGAAGCCGGCAAAGGTTTGCCGATTGCCGGCCACCAGGCGCGCTTCGAGCAGATTGGTCTGCACGCTGATGTCGCGCGCCGCCTCCAGCAGGCAGTCGGCGCTGCTGCGCACGCTGTGGCCGACTTCCAGGCCGATGTCCCAGAGCATGCCGATCAGCGGGGTGATTTCTTCGTCGGCCTGGCGGCAGTCGTCATCGGGCAGGAGGATCAGCAGGTCGATATCCGAGGCCGGGTAGAGTTCGCCGCGCCCGTAACCGCCAACGGCAACCAGGGCCATGGCCTGCGGCGGCGCGCAATGTCGCCAGAGTTCGCGCAGCAGGCCGTCGACCAGACGCGCGCGGCCGCGCAGCATGGCGCTGGCGTTGCCTTTGGCGAGGTAGTCCTGGTGCAGCGCCGCCTGGCCGTCCTGCAGGCGCTGGCGCAGGGCGAGTATCCGTTTGCCGGTCGCCGTGCCTGAAGGTTGGTCGGGCATGGCGGGGCGGCTGCTCAGGCGATGGAAGCGGGTTTCGGTGGCGCGCCGGCGGAGAGGGTCAGCACTTCATGGCCGCTCGGGGTGACGAGGATGGTGTGCTCCCACTGGGCCGAGAGGCTGCGGTCCTTGGTGACGATGGTCCAGCCGTCGTTCAGTTCGGAAATCGCCGCCTTGCCGGCATTGATCATCGGCTCGATGGTGAAGATCATGCCGGGTTCGATCACGATGCCGGTGCCGGACTTGCCGTAGTGAAGCACTTGCGGATCTTCGTGAAACTGCCGGCCGATGCCATGGCCGCAGAATTCGCGCACCACCGAGAAGCCGTTGGCTTCGGCGTGCTTCTGGATGGCCGCGCCGATGTCGCCCAGACGCGCGCCCGGGCGTACCTGGCCGATGCCCAGCCAGAGGCATTCGAGCGTGACGTTGCACAGGCGCCGCGCCAGGATCGAAGCCGCCGCCTCGCCGCCGACGATGTACATGCGGCTGCTGTCGCCATGGTAGCCGTCCTTGATGGTGGTCACGTCGATGTTGAGGATGTCGCCCTTTTTCAACGGCCGGTCATTGGGTATCCCGTGGCAGACCTGGTGGTTGATGGAGGTGCACACCGATTTCGGATAGGGCGTGTAGCCGGGCGGCGCGTAGTTGAGCGGCGCCGGAATGCAGCCCTGCACGTCGACCATGTAGTCGTGGCAGAGGCGGTCGAGTGCCTCGGTGGTGACGCCCGGCTTGACGAAGGGCGCGATGTAATCGAGGACTTCGCCGCAGAGACGGCCGGCGAGGCGCATTTTTTCGATGTCTTCGGGGGATTTGATTTCGATGCTCATGTGTGATCCGGTCAGTGCGTGATCGGTAAGTTCCGGGTTCCAGGTTCCAGGCTCCCGCGATTTTAACCGTTGAAGATTGAAATGAAGCGCATTGGAGCCGCATTGAACCCGTATTTCCGCCGCCGCACCGCGGCAAGCCGGCCGTGTGTCCGGGAACTGTTCGGGAAATCATCCCAACAGCTTGAGTGTACGGCGGAAAAGCCTTTATAATGCCCGGCTTGTCAAGCGGCAACGGGCGCGGCGTGTCTGCCGATCGCTCCTGTCGCAGGGCAAGTTGTCTTTGTTTTCAACCACCAATCCACACGCCTGGCGCCGATGGGGTGGCCTCCGAACTGGTTCGGAGGCAGCACGGCCGGGCGGAGGTTCAACCCTGTTCGGAGATTCTGAATGTCTGCAAGCATGCGTGAAATGCTGGAAGCCGGTGTCCACTTTGGTCACCAGACGCGCTTCTGGAACCCCAGGATGGCCCCGTATATCTTCGGCCATCGCAACAAGATCCATATCGTCAACCTGGAAAAGACCATGGTCAAGTACCAGGAAGCCATGGCCTTCGTGCGCAA from Sterolibacterium denitrificans carries:
- a CDS encoding cupredoxin domain-containing protein, with amino-acid sequence MKRIFRSTSAACALLLMAGSGWAAELPTFKVLMKDGRIHPETVVVPANTRFRLEISNAGPGAAEFESIELKKELVLAPGVTRKMVFYPLKPGTYKFFDDFHPGTGQALILAK
- a CDS encoding iron transporter translates to MITLKKLLQATLLSAVLVTPALALEYPIGVPQQRSGMEIAAVYLQPIEMEPEGMMRKTTESDVHLEADIHALDNNPNGFEEGAWIPYLTVKFEVSKIGSDYKVAGDFMPMVANDGPHYGDNIKLSGPGKYKVKYTILPPSANPHAHFGRHTDRATGVRPWFKPFDVEYEFTYVGIGKKGGY
- a CDS encoding carbohydrate porin; this encodes MKLTKLSLACMATALSLPALPALAATPQENTLLEQLMARMEKLEARNAELEKQVQELKGESQAVAAGLESPRLSESEPELTVRLKAVEKDQLNMKKAQKIAESLDGIQVSASLATVAQRASGLPQGIANGKSQLNYRADVSVELPLAPLGDIDHKLFAHVRMGQGLGLNETYSNLGYFSSAPNALAFRASGLNPDDSVAILGQAWYQAAIPLPYLGFKPYSRETLELTFGKMDIFGFFDQNLGAGDESRQFLNSVLVHNPLLDAAGEVGVDANGFQPGFVASYLNATDKTQPWRLSLGLFGAGDRGSNYQRSLSSPLVMVQAEKQLSFDGLLGNYRVYAWNRSQGVDFDGSEKRHTGVGLSIDQRVGDGIILFSRYGKLLKGELPFNQTLTAGAEFNGSYWGRAADVIGVAGAWLKSGKSYRLAGAGGCVGGFDDLGNCLAGAFTYFPQGAEKVAEIYYRYRITPQFEISPDVQFLSRGGANPDAPSSRIFGLRANIAY
- a CDS encoding [protein-PII] uridylyltransferase, with the translated sequence MPDQPSGTATGKRILALRQRLQDGQAALHQDYLAKGNASAMLRGRARLVDGLLRELWRHCAPPQAMALVAVGGYGRGELYPASDIDLLILLPDDDCRQADEEITPLIGMLWDIGLEVGHSVRSSADCLLEAARDISVQTNLLEARLVAGNRQTFAGFAQAMHDQLDIRQFFKAKRLEQQERHARFDDTAFSLEPNCKESPGGLRDLQVILWIARAAGLGRRWRDLTAHALITASEARQLERCERLLDHLRIRLHYLARRREDRLLFDHQEALAEAFGIRPSAAKRASELLMQRYYLNARLINQLGTLLLQNLGEHLFPAYHRHLAPIYINPRFQMQRDLLDVRDEQIFEREPRAILESFLLLQQRSELKGMTARTLRALWRARSHIDAKFRRDPGNRALFLSMFQQKRGIVHEMRRMNHYDILGRYLPAFGRIVGQMQHDLFHVYTVDQHILQVLRNLRRFSLPEFAHEYPRCSRLMSRFERHWLIYIAALFHDIAKGRGGDHSQLGMRDARRFCIEHGLAEEDTDLVGFLVGDHLTMSAVAQKQDLADPEVIAAFARTVQTRRRLDALYLLTVADIRGTSPKVWNNWKGKLLEDLYLATRRLLDGKTDRQASDGDGRQDEVRRLLRFHGLRPGMEAALWQQLDTAYFMRHAADEIAWHTRNLYHCPNAPLPVVKARLHQIDDGLQVMVYVADQPLLFARLCGFFSRLGYSIVDARIHTTRHGYALDSFTLLDPGRQLPYRDMTGLIEHDLVEHLRAMPPLAAVQPNATRLSRQLRHFPIMPEISIHPDDKGRYHIMSIVAADRPGLLYSVALTLAHHRVSVHTARIATLGERAEDTFLISGEKLLQPASRMRLEQELLEILQI
- the map gene encoding type I methionyl aminopeptidase, which translates into the protein MSIEIKSPEDIEKMRLAGRLCGEVLDYIAPFVKPGVTTEALDRLCHDYMVDVQGCIPAPLNYAPPGYTPYPKSVCTSINHQVCHGIPNDRPLKKGDILNIDVTTIKDGYHGDSSRMYIVGGEAAASILARRLCNVTLECLWLGIGQVRPGARLGDIGAAIQKHAEANGFSVVREFCGHGIGRQFHEDPQVLHYGKSGTGIVIEPGMIFTIEPMINAGKAAISELNDGWTIVTKDRSLSAQWEHTILVTPSGHEVLTLSAGAPPKPASIA
- a CDS encoding FTR1 family iron permease, whose protein sequence is MGNAIFVVWRESLEAFLIAGILFAWLQANHDDGRGKRALLLGLAGGVGLALLLGWGLLTVQDELTGQALEVFQTAMLFVAAGLITQMVLWMRRHGRTIKARLHADLTLAATRSGHLGVAVVAALAVAREGAETVIFLYGLAQGGEMQSLLIGSLIGLAAAALTAWLAAKSLARLNLPLLLRLSAILLLIISSALLVAALDRLIGDGTLPPLIDPVWNSAWLIDDTSQAGKLFADFTGYRARPALSELLIWAGYWMLVAFFWRKTAHA
- a CDS encoding 4Fe-4S binding protein, with amino-acid sequence MLEQAIQFRPRRPAGRLERVGLWLRRHRNAIMLLQWLVVLGYAGMVIVPAFMPLPPAQAHIWNNLRLFAQFCFWGLWWPGVMLATVTLGRVWCGLLCPEGFISEQVSRHGRGKPLPRWLKWPGWPLLAFICTTLYGQLISVYEYPQAALLILGGSTLAAIVIGLLYGREKRIWCRYLCPASGVFAVLAKIAPVHYKVDRDAWTHYSGEKPSPVNCAPLVDIRRMTSASECHSCGRCAGQRDAVSYSWRSPFSEVLDPANEARTMDAVTLLFGVLGVATAAFQWTLSPWFLQLKLGLAEWLVNHEYFGLLSDQVPWWLLTHYPEANDLFTWLDGALILAYLLLGGGLLGLLLLLAPLLASRLLQTPSLSWQRFALSLTPLAAASVILGLSMLTVSHLKAEHVWLGWLAYARILLLGAGMLGSALLAGLLAARAPTRRWRRLLAFAAMLWPVALIGLIWYQVFFVW
- a CDS encoding pseudouridine synthase, encoding MKLLKLLANLGYGSRREVTQMLKNGWVTGADGRALGLDETIDLADAVACAAIRVDDEALDPLPGVVLMLNKPVGYTCSTRDQVRLVYELLPPRFRQRKPVLSTVGRLDRDTAGLLLLTDDGLLLHRIIAPKARVQKVYEAELGMDLRGDEAALFAAGTLLLEGEDAPLAPAGLVALGPRRARVTLSEGRYHQVRRMFAAVGNHVVALRRVALGGLTLDGLVEGEWRVLNAREVAQVFSAPQMETGMEGALPGLP
- a CDS encoding class I SAM-dependent methyltransferase; the encoded protein is MPAAKLSSFSDPALETLLLPFRAGDLRWPAAGEVLFMRARAGAALHELSAQQRRQLVCEQSFKPDADALAADGLRMAAAAFDASGALDVSAAPGCFPLVMLLPPRSRDEARALLAAALQRTVPGGTLLCCQANNAGARSGEADLARLAGAGTVRGLAKQKCRVYWTQPDPAGVDAVLLAEWAVLDAPRRIADGRFLSRPGLFAWSHVDAASALLARCLPADLAGRGADLGAGFGYLAAEVALRCPAVRALDLYEAEARGLALARQNLAAHGEGVESARHAQSVVFDFFWHDVTTGLAPGRRYDFIVSNPPFHRSRADAPEIGQAFLAAAAAGLRAGGRFWLVANRHLPYEATLRRYFRQVREICCEQGYKVIEAVK